The following proteins are encoded in a genomic region of Vibrio tasmaniensis:
- a CDS encoding FlgO family outer membrane protein, with protein MKKWLVVMSVMLMTSCAYSPIYNGKSEYSGSPFMLMDSPRHTMDFFVESMTEDLILSNTSISARTPIAITSFVDLQHMDTTSWLGNSVSEGFIHQFQRRGFKVVDFKTTGSIQVTHQGDFAISRDWKDLAQEQDVQYVLTGTMLRQEGGVLVNARVVGMQTRIVVASAQGFLPADRIGRDLDTLNSIRTQDGVIIRSDPTISQPHTVILRP; from the coding sequence ATGAAAAAATGGCTCGTAGTAATGAGTGTCATGTTAATGACATCATGCGCTTATTCGCCAATCTATAACGGTAAATCTGAGTATTCAGGCAGTCCGTTTATGTTGATGGACAGCCCGCGTCATACCATGGATTTTTTCGTGGAAAGCATGACCGAAGATTTGATCTTGTCGAATACGAGTATTTCAGCCAGAACACCCATTGCCATTACCTCGTTTGTCGATCTGCAACACATGGACACAACCAGTTGGTTAGGAAACTCGGTATCAGAAGGTTTCATTCATCAGTTTCAGCGTCGAGGTTTTAAAGTGGTTGATTTTAAAACCACAGGCTCTATCCAAGTGACCCACCAGGGGGATTTTGCTATTAGCCGCGATTGGAAAGACTTAGCCCAAGAGCAAGACGTCCAGTATGTTTTGACTGGAACTATGCTTCGTCAAGAAGGCGGTGTTCTAGTAAATGCTCGTGTGGTCGGAATGCAAACTCGCATCGTTGTTGCTTCCGCACAAGGCTTTTTACCTGCAGACCGTATTGGTCGTGACTTAGATACTCTGAACAGTATTCGAACTCAAGATGGGGTTATTATTCGTTCTGATCCAACGATCAGTCAGCCTCATACTGTTATTCTTCGCCCTTAG
- a CDS encoding flagellar assembly protein FlgT, whose protein sequence is MKKIIYYLFSISLLTTISFSTHASWYEVTGTATIVSSEDAARVHALEDAVYKAIQFSGADIGSIANLTPYLDAKKKEFQFTNHEVRYILVENEKKRSGNIMVTARIDIYPSASACHESQYKKTFLVGNIDVSSPQQAVMGRIYNIGDDFGHVVNRQLAQESRSFVSVGTTNYDIDKRRPEVIKMIAQDTGAQYIIGGDITDLTATIESKLLKDDIINRQFALEMQVFDGKTGHQVYNRSYREVAKWPFAKTSEIDTRSARFWASTYGSMMLRVSRNIMLDLESEVSCKITLPEVAAVFGNTVTIDLGRIHGVQQGDKLQLWHTGSFIDQRGLPRNKVSQSDITLTVSRVYENEAELTIDQPSLAGSIQIGDVMQKIM, encoded by the coding sequence ATGAAAAAAATAATTTATTACTTATTTTCAATAAGTTTACTGACAACCATCAGCTTCAGTACTCATGCCTCTTGGTATGAAGTTACCGGTACTGCAACCATCGTATCGTCAGAGGATGCGGCAAGGGTTCATGCCCTAGAAGATGCAGTCTACAAAGCTATACAGTTCTCTGGCGCTGACATCGGCAGCATTGCAAACCTCACCCCTTACCTAGATGCAAAAAAGAAAGAATTTCAATTTACCAATCATGAAGTGCGCTACATCCTGGTAGAAAATGAGAAGAAACGCAGTGGCAATATAATGGTCACTGCAAGGATAGACATCTACCCTTCGGCAAGTGCTTGCCATGAGAGCCAATATAAAAAGACGTTTTTGGTCGGTAATATTGATGTGAGCTCTCCACAACAAGCTGTGATGGGCCGAATCTATAACATTGGTGATGATTTTGGCCATGTCGTTAACCGACAACTGGCGCAAGAATCTCGCAGTTTTGTCTCTGTTGGTACAACAAATTACGACATCGACAAGCGCCGACCTGAAGTGATCAAGATGATCGCGCAAGATACGGGCGCACAATACATCATCGGCGGTGATATCACCGACTTAACCGCGACCATCGAATCTAAGCTTTTGAAAGATGATATTATAAACCGCCAATTTGCGTTAGAAATGCAAGTCTTCGATGGTAAAACAGGACATCAGGTCTACAACCGTAGCTATCGTGAAGTGGCAAAATGGCCATTTGCCAAGACCAGTGAAATCGATACCCGCAGTGCTCGTTTCTGGGCATCAACCTATGGCAGTATGATGCTTCGCGTCAGCCGCAATATTATGTTGGATTTAGAATCGGAAGTATCTTGTAAAATCACCCTTCCAGAGGTCGCCGCGGTGTTTGGCAATACAGTTACCATTGATTTAGGCCGAATACACGGCGTTCAGCAAGGTGACAAACTTCAACTCTGGCACACGGGTTCATTTATCGACCAAAGAGGCTTACCACGCAATAAGGTCTCTCAAAGCGATATCACACTGACCGTTTCTCGCGTTTATGAAAACGAAGCAGAACTTACGATCGATCAGCCAAGTCTGGCTGGAAGTATTCAAATTGGTGATGTGATGCAGAAAATCATGTAG
- the flgP gene encoding flagellar assembly lipoprotein FlgP: MKKLIFVVAALLLVGCQPLQSMRPNDFLVAVGYASVSEQKGRNDEEKRIRAMRASKIDAYRELAEQVYGMRVSGRAELEDQRLGTERTSGAVDGVIRGAEVVRSYPVGDSYVTELRLDIRKMEQLRNYGEVQPVPEKRQQTLF; the protein is encoded by the coding sequence ATGAAGAAGTTAATATTTGTTGTTGCCGCTTTATTGCTTGTCGGCTGTCAACCATTACAAAGCATGAGACCTAATGACTTTTTGGTTGCGGTTGGCTACGCGAGTGTCAGCGAGCAGAAAGGTCGTAATGACGAAGAGAAACGTATTCGAGCAATGAGAGCCTCTAAAATTGATGCGTATCGTGAACTTGCCGAACAAGTATATGGTATGCGCGTGAGTGGTCGAGCTGAGCTTGAAGATCAGCGTCTTGGTACTGAGAGAACTTCAGGCGCGGTTGATGGTGTTATCCGTGGTGCAGAAGTGGTGCGCAGTTATCCTGTTGGCGATAGCTATGTGACTGAACTGCGGTTAGATATCCGAAAAATGGAACAACTGCGTAATTATGGCGAAGTTCAGCCTGTTCCTGAGAAGAGACAGCAAACGTTGTTCTAA